The following are from one region of the Maribacter aquivivus genome:
- a CDS encoding Cof-type HAD-IIB family hydrolase has protein sequence MKYKILCSDLDGTLLSSKSDVSLNAIEQIGKIKNETKIILVSARMPSAMWYIQEDLGITDQPIICYNGALVLSGNKELNSVFIPIAILKTIHDLCAELEADLGLYYSNEWFVPKTSLRVEKEIKYTKSTPVFQDTEQTLQNWQERKIGAHKIMLMCTKTSADILMPILQEKLSDSLNLYRSNDTLIEIAPKSVSKLSAIKLLMEEHELLTDIIAFGDNYNDIEMLENVGCGVAVANARDEVKAISNYITLENTADGVAHYIANNLVY, from the coding sequence ATGAAGTATAAAATTTTATGTTCAGATTTAGATGGTACATTGCTTTCTTCTAAAAGTGATGTTTCACTAAATGCTATAGAGCAAATAGGTAAAATAAAAAATGAAACCAAAATCATACTTGTTTCCGCTAGAATGCCTAGTGCAATGTGGTATATACAAGAAGACTTAGGTATTACTGACCAACCTATCATTTGCTATAATGGCGCGTTGGTTTTATCAGGTAATAAAGAACTTAATTCCGTGTTCATCCCTATTGCTATTTTAAAGACTATTCATGATTTATGCGCAGAACTAGAAGCCGATTTAGGATTGTACTATAGTAATGAGTGGTTTGTACCAAAAACTTCTCTACGCGTAGAAAAAGAAATTAAATACACCAAATCTACTCCTGTTTTTCAAGATACTGAACAAACATTACAAAATTGGCAAGAGCGTAAAATAGGTGCTCACAAAATTATGTTGATGTGCACTAAAACAAGTGCAGATATATTGATGCCAATTCTTCAAGAAAAACTAAGTGATTCTCTTAACCTATACCGATCTAATGATACGCTTATTGAAATTGCACCAAAATCGGTATCGAAGCTTTCTGCAATTAAACTGCTCATGGAAGAGCATGAATTGCTAACAGACATCATTGCCTTTGGTGATAATTACAACGATATTGAAATGCTTGAAAATGTAGGTTGCGGTGTTGCAGTTGCTAATGCACGAGATGAGGTTAAAGCGATTTCAAATTATATTACATTAGAAAATACAGCAGACGGAGTAGCACATTACATAGCCAATAACTTGGTATATTAA